One window from the genome of Danaus plexippus chromosome 24, MEX_DaPlex, whole genome shotgun sequence encodes:
- the LOC116775892 gene encoding uncharacterized protein LOC116775892, giving the protein MIKMKRICHLIFRLLFLLDGGVWSLRNLSISVPRAVLSGEGQSAVLRCSYDLEGAALYSIRWYRAETEFYRYVPREMPPTMVFPLPGASVDLAQSDHQQVRIVNLNRRLSGDYQCEVSADAPLFHTDIRSAPLTVVDPPFRAPHLSISQRSYARGDVIRANCSVDEAYPSPNITWTLDDHKIAETISWRSSDLDFKERGAFSQLELTVLEAEHYKVGLTYTSASLNRAYQDHYIYDRDLEEDTDLIRYTMVPPPSSQFALGCVATIYDIYARKSEPVFIREDAPHPASVTGEDSAGENASFDVVLAIVSAVLLAL; this is encoded by the exons GTGGTGTTTGGTCTCTTCGTAATTTGTCAATCTCCGTCCCTCGAGCTGTTCTCTCTGGTGAGGGTCAGTCAGCTGTACTAAGGTGCTCTTACGATCTCGAGGGAGCAGCGTTATACTCCATAAGATGGTACAGAGCTGAGACTGAGTTCTACAGATACGTGCCTAGAGAAATGCCACCAACAATGGTATTTCCTCTACCGGGTGCTTCGGTTGAT CTTGCTCAGTCAGATCATCAACAAGTACGTATAGTGAATCTCAATAGACGTCTCAGCGGTGACTATCAGTGCGAGGTGTCCGCTGATGCTCCTTTGTTTCACACTGATATACGATCTGCTCCGCTCACTGTTGTCG ATCCACCATTCCGTGCACCACATCTCTCAATATCTCAAAGGAGTTATGCTCGAGGTGATGTCATCCGCGCCAATTGTTCCGTCGACGAAGCCTACCCTTCCCCTAACATAACTTGGACTTTGGATGACCACAAG ATAGCAGAAACTATATCTTGGAGGTCTTCTGATTTGGACTTCAAAGAGCGAGGTGCTTTTAGTCAATTGGAATTGACCGTACTGGAGGCAGAACACTACAAGGTGGGACTGACTTACACCAGCGCTAGTCTTAACCGAGCGTATCAGGATCACTACATCTACGACAGAGACCTAGAAGAAGATACGGATTTGATAAG atacacAATGGTACCTCCTCCGAGCTCCCAATTCGCACTTGGCTGCGTGGCAACCATCTATGATATCTACGCCCGTAAGAGTGAGCCAGTTTTCATTAGAGAAGATGCACCACATCCAGCTTCCGTTACTGGAGAAGATTCAGCAG GTGAAAATGCAAGCTTCGACGTGGTTTTAGCGATTGTCAGCGCGGTGCTGCTTGCGTTATGA